One segment of Vagococcus martis DNA contains the following:
- the ispE gene encoding 4-(cytidine 5'-diphospho)-2-C-methyl-D-erythritol kinase translates to MEIIEKAPAKINLGLDVLFKRDDGYHELEMIMASVDLSDRLILKAIPTDDIIIKTDNGFLPVDRKNNIYQAIDIMKKTYGFTQGVEVNLKKNLPVAAGLGGGSSDAAAAFRGVNRLFNLGATLEEMAELSVPIGTDIPYCLYGQTALVTGVGDQVKPLSHPMPQCWIVLVKPKISVSTPRVFSKIQVDSLSHPNIKAIYHAIENQDYQEMIQHLGNSLESYTMEVFPIVKYVKDKMLEFGADAAVMSGSGPTVLALCKKRSRAVHVANALKGFCDEVYLVRTLNR, encoded by the coding sequence GTCCTTTTTAAACGAGATGATGGTTATCATGAGCTTGAAATGATTATGGCAAGTGTCGATTTATCCGACCGCTTGATTTTAAAAGCTATTCCAACTGATGACATCATTATCAAAACTGACAATGGCTTCCTACCAGTAGACCGTAAAAATAATATTTATCAAGCAATTGATATCATGAAAAAAACATATGGGTTTACTCAAGGTGTTGAAGTAAATTTAAAGAAAAACTTACCCGTTGCGGCTGGTTTAGGTGGTGGCAGTAGTGACGCTGCTGCAGCATTTAGAGGGGTCAATCGCTTGTTTAACCTTGGTGCGACATTGGAAGAAATGGCTGAATTATCCGTTCCAATCGGTACAGATATCCCGTATTGTTTATATGGGCAAACAGCTCTTGTTACTGGTGTTGGTGACCAGGTTAAACCACTATCTCACCCAATGCCACAGTGTTGGATTGTTCTAGTCAAACCCAAAATCAGCGTATCCACTCCTCGCGTGTTTTCAAAAATACAAGTTGACTCACTTTCGCATCCAAATATAAAAGCTATATATCATGCAATTGAAAACCAAGATTACCAAGAAATGATTCAACATTTGGGGAATTCTCTAGAATCGTATACGATGGAAGTTTTTCCTATTGTTAAATATGTTAAAGATAAAATGTTAGAATTCGGAGCAGATGCAGCCGTCATGAGTGGCAGCGGTCCTACTGTTCTTGCGCTTTGTAAAAAACGTTCACGAGCTGTTCATGTGGCAAATGCTTTAAAAGGATTTTGTGATGAAGTGTATTTAGTTAGGACATTAAACAGATAA